One Oscillospiraceae bacterium genomic region harbors:
- a CDS encoding tryptophan-rich sensory protein: MAETKKTGWLIAAITVATAILGGLFSMNSSEFYDTLVRPPLAPPSIVFPIVWGVLYVLMTIAMILYLKQNPDDGTAFWLYVVNLVLNAMWPLFFFALQQIDVALFILLAMIFVNLLLMGRLKNVKWAFYLYLPYLAWQLFALYLNFSITLLN, from the coding sequence ATGGCAGAAACAAAAAAAACAGGCTGGTTGATTGCAGCCATTACGGTGGCAACTGCAATTTTGGGCGGACTTTTTTCCATGAATTCCTCTGAATTTTATGACACATTAGTTCGTCCCCCGTTGGCACCGCCATCCATCGTTTTTCCCATTGTGTGGGGTGTTTTATATGTACTCATGACGATTGCCATGATTCTGTATCTGAAACAGAATCCCGATGACGGAACAGCTTTTTGGCTTTATGTGGTAAACCTTGTGTTAAATGCGATGTGGCCGTTATTTTTCTTTGCCCTGCAACAAATTGATGTGGCATTGTTCATCCTGCTTGCCATGATCTTTGTGAATTTGCTTTTAATGGGTAGATTAAAAAACGTGAAATGGGCATTTTATTTGTATCTGCCCTATCTGGCATGGCAGTTGTTTGCACTTTATCTGAACTTTTCTATTACACTTTTAAATTAA
- a CDS encoding PhoH family protein, which translates to MEKEILLNSVDEAIRLFGNFDENILLIEKELGVKIFHRNGIVKVSGEEVAVTMATEVLEGLIQRLKFEESLDEQTVRYLISMAREGNVKSVAEIGGNCVCVTAKGKPIKPKTLGQKAYIENIEKNIINLGIGPAGTGKTYLAVACAVTAFKNKEVSRIILTRPAIEAGEKLGFLPGDLQSKIDPYLRPLYDALFDCLGSDTFTKYSEKGLIEVAPLAYMRGRTLDDCFVILDEAQNTTPEQMKMFLTRIGFNTKAVITGDITQTDLPFGKKSGLKEAVSILKNIEGISITMLSHKDVVRHPLVQKIILAYEKHEQQKLRKSRYQGNEK; encoded by the coding sequence ATGGAGAAAGAAATTTTGCTTAATTCGGTAGATGAAGCGATTCGTCTGTTCGGCAATTTCGATGAAAATATTTTGCTCATAGAAAAAGAGTTGGGTGTGAAAATTTTTCACAGAAACGGCATTGTGAAAGTGAGCGGGGAAGAGGTTGCGGTAACTATGGCAACCGAAGTGTTGGAAGGACTCATTCAGCGTCTCAAATTTGAAGAATCCTTAGATGAACAAACGGTGCGTTATCTTATCAGTATGGCAAGAGAGGGGAACGTGAAATCGGTTGCAGAAATCGGCGGAAACTGCGTTTGCGTCACTGCCAAGGGGAAACCAATCAAACCAAAAACGCTGGGGCAGAAAGCTTATATCGAAAATATCGAAAAAAATATCATCAATTTAGGCATTGGTCCTGCAGGAACGGGAAAAACATATCTGGCAGTTGCCTGTGCGGTAACTGCATTTAAAAATAAAGAAGTTTCTCGTATTATTTTAACCCGTCCTGCCATTGAAGCGGGGGAAAAACTTGGTTTTTTACCCGGAGATTTGCAGTCTAAAATTGATCCCTATCTGCGGCCCTTATACGATGCATTGTTCGATTGTTTAGGTTCTGATACTTTTACAAAATACTCCGAAAAGGGATTGATTGAGGTAGCACCGCTCGCCTATATGCGAGGTCGAACTTTAGACGATTGTTTCGTAATTTTAGATGAAGCACAGAACACCACTCCCGAACAGATGAAAATGTTTTTAACCCGTATCGGATTCAATACAAAAGCGGTTATCACAGGGGATATCACCCAAACTGACCTGCCTTTCGGGAAAAAATCGGGATTGAAGGAAGCGGTTTCCATCTTAAAAAATATTGAGGGAATTTCCATCACTATGCTTTCTCATAAAGACGTTGTTCGCCATCCGCTGGTGCAGAAAATTATTTTAGCCTATGAAAAACACGAACAGCAAAAATTAAGAAAATCCCGTTATCAGGGTAACGAAAAATAA